One part of the Neodiprion virginianus isolate iyNeoVirg1 chromosome 3, iyNeoVirg1.1, whole genome shotgun sequence genome encodes these proteins:
- the LOC124299799 gene encoding transmembrane inner ear expressed protein, which yields MDKETNLTMPSSASSTLTVPPCSPNEVPIRHGDCGDGGVNEWLEDETVAGFRVWQLAGMVLSVLLTIIIALCCCIRFRVPRTKQEIEADYIRNKITRRFRKELTNINNEEMDEMDLKRALDRVRARFDAETELQRQQKEVTYDEPTRGFRARVNAILHGVHLRLARNEPRELSNVI from the exons ATGgacaaagaaacaaatttgacAATGCCAAGCTCCGCTTCCTCGACGTTGACCGTGCCACCCTGTTCTCCGAACGAAGTGCCGATAAGGCATGGAGACTGTGGCGACGGTGGCGTGAACGAATGGCTCGAAGACGAAACCGTGGCTGGTTTTCGGGTATGGCAATTAGCTGGAATGGTTCTCTCCGTTTTGTTAACTATCATAATAGCACTGTGCTGCTGCATAAGATTCAGAGTTCCTCGGACGAAGCAGGAGATCGAGGCTGACTATATTAGGAACAAAATAACAAGGCGGTTCAGGAAGGAATtaacaaatataaataacgaagAGATGGACGAAATGGACTTGAAACGAG CTCTGGACAGAGTACGAGCGAGATTTGATGCCGAGACTGAGTTGCAGAGACAACAGAAAGAAGTGACGTACGATGAGCCGACGCGTGGATTCAGAGCAAGAGTAAATGCTATTTTGCACGGAGTGCATTTGCGACTTGCCCGAAACGAGCCAAGGGAATTGAGCaatgtgatttaa
- the LOC124299796 gene encoding actin-related protein 2/3 complex subunit 2: MILLEINNRIIEETLNNKIKNALAGHKPESIDVKIADFDGVLFHISNVGGDKTKIRISISLKFYMQLQEHGADELLKREYGPLLTTEEDGYNVSLLIDLENLPEDWEALVKNVGLLKRHCFASVFEKYFDFQEAGEEGHKRAVIQYRDQETLYVEAKSDRVTVVFSTVFKDEDDIVIGKVFLQELKEGRRASHTAPQVLFSHREPPLELQDSDAAVGDNVGYITFVLFPRHTNREARDNTIDLIHMFRDYLHYHIKCSKAYIHSRMRAKTSDFLKVLNRARPEPKNIEKKTITGRTFIRKE, encoded by the exons ATGATCTTACTTGAGATCAACAATAGGATAATAGAGGAAACgttaaataacaaaataaagaatgcCTTGGCTGG GCATAAACCGGAATCGATAGATGTCAAAATAGCTGACTTTGATGGAGTTTTGTTCCACATTTCCAATGTTGGAGGCGACAAAACCAAAATTAGA ATTAGTATCTCGCTCAAGTTTTACATGCAGTTGCAAGAACATGGTGCTGACGAATTGCTCAAACGCGAGTATGGCCCTTTACTTACTACCGAAGAGGATG GATACAATGTGTCGTTGCTGATAGATTTAGAGAACTTGCCCGAGGATTGGGAAGCGTTGGTCAAAAATGTTGGCCTGCTGAAAAGGCACTGTTTTGCAagtgtatttgaaaaatattttgacttccAAGAAGCAGGCGAGGAAGGCCATAAAAGAGCAGTAATACAATATCGAGATCAGGAAACACT GTACGTAGAGGCCAAAAGTGACAGAGTAACCGTGGTATTTAGTACAGTGTTCAAAGATGAAGATGACATAGTTATCGGCAAAGTGTTTCTACAAGAACTCAAGGAAGGGAGACGGGCGAGTCACACCGCGCCACAAGTCCTCTTCAGTCATCGGGAGCCACCGTTGGAGCTTCAAGATTCTGACGCGGCGGTCGGCGATAATGTGGGTTACATTACTTTTG TGCTGTTCCCGCGACACACGAATCGGGAGGCCCGTGACAACACCATCGACCTGATTCACATGTTCAGAGATTACCTGCATTACCACATCAAATGCAGCAAGGCGTACATACACTCAAGAATGCGTGCCAAGACCTCAGATTTCCTCAAAGTACTAAACCGCGCGAGACCCGAGCCTAAAAACATCGAAAAGAAAACCATAAC AGGTCGAACGTTCATTAGGAAGGAATGA
- the LOC124299793 gene encoding mitochondrial-processing peptidase subunit beta → MATRLLRISSALRTYSNKTSHVKISKQWRSTAASLQQTLINQPATKTTTFENGMRVASEDSGAATATVGLWIDAGSRYEDDKNNGVAHFMEHMAFKGTAKRSQTDLELEIENMGAHLNAYTSREQTVFYAKCLSQDVPKAIEILSDIIQNSKLGESEIERERGVILREMQEVETNLQEVVFDHLHSVAYQGTPLGRTILGPTENIKSITRNDLVTYVKNHYKASRCVLAGAGGVDHAQLVDLAKKHFSGLDNKIEGEIPLIHHCRYTGSEVRVRDDSIPLAHIAIAVEGAGWTDADNIPLMVANTLMGAWDRNQGGGANNASNLAKASAEMGLCHSYQSFNTCYKDTGLWGVYFVCDPMQCELMLYNIQNEWMRLCTIVTEREVERARNILKTNMLLQLDGTTAICEDIGRQMLCYNRRIPLHELEKRIDSVTAKNIHDIGMKYIYDRCPVVAAVGPVENLPDYTRIRQSMYWLRV, encoded by the exons ATGGCGACTCGTCTGCTAAGGATTAGTTCCGCGCTGCGAACTTATTCGAATAAAACCAGTCACGTCAAG ATCTCCAAGCAATGGAGGTCCACTGCAGCATCGCTTCAGCAGACGTTGATCAATCAGCCTGCCACAAAGACCACGACCTTTGAAAATGGCATGCGAGTTGCCAGCGAAGACAGCGGCGCTGCTACGGCAACCGTTGGGCTGTGGATCGACGCCGGAAGTCGGTATGAAGACGACAAGAACAACGGAGTTGCTCACTTTATGGAACACATGGCTTTCAAG GGAACTGCCAAACGCTCCCAGACAGACCTGGAACTGGAAATTGAGAACATGGGAGCTCACTTGAATGCCTACACGAGCAGGGAACAGACTGTGTTCTATGCAAAATGTTTGTCCCAGGACGTGCCAAAGGCGATCGAGATCCTGAGCGATATAATCCAGAACTCTAAGCTAGGCGAGAGCGAgattgagagagagaggggagtgATTCTCAGGGAAATGCAGGAGGTGGAGACAAATCTGCAGGAAGTCGTGTTCGATCACTTACACTCAGTTGCCTACCAGGGAACTCCGTTGGGCAGAACCATTCTTGGACCGACTGAAAACATCAAGAGCATCACCAGGAATGACCTTGTTACCTATGTCAAGAATCACTACAAGGCCTCAag GTGCGTGCTGGCTGGTGCAGGCGGCGTTGACCATGCGCAGCTCGTTGATCTCGCTAAGAAACACTTCAGCGGTTTGGATAACAAAATCGAGGGAGAAATCCCACTAATTCATCATTGCCGCTACACCGGATCAGAAGTCCGTGTCCGTGACGACAGCATTCCTCTGGCTCATATAGCTATTGCTGTTGAAG GCGCGGGATGGACCGACGCTGACAACATTCCCCTGATGGTCGCCAACACTTTGATGGGTGCTTGGGATCGTAATCAGGGCGGTGGAGCTAACAACGCTAGTAATTTGGCCAAGGCCTCAGCCGAAATGGGACTATGTCACAGCTATCAGAGCTTTAATACCTGCTACAAG GATACAGGACTGTGGGGAGTTTACTTTGTTTGCGACCCAATGCAGTGCGAACTAATGCTTTACAATATTCAAAACGAATGGATGCGTCTCTGCACTATCGTCACTGAACGCGAAGTTGAACGGGCCAGAAATATCTTGAAGACAAACATGCTCCTTCAATTGGACGGAACTACCGCGATTTGCGAAGACATTGGCAGACAGATGCTGTGTTATAACCGTCGCATACCTTTGCACGAACTTGAGAAGAGGATAGAC AGTGTTACCGCAAAGAACATTCACGACATTGGTATGAAGTACATCTATGATCGTTGTCCCGTCGTCGCAGCTGTTGGTCCAGTTGAAAACCTCCCAGACTACACTCGTATTCGTCAGTCGATGTATTGGCTCCGAGTATAA
- the LOC124299798 gene encoding MOB kinase activator-like 3 isoform X2, with protein MAALSGFVEFFQKGKTFRPKKKFAYGTLRYSLHKQAQASLNSGINLRSVVKLPPGEDLNDWIAVHVVDFFNRINLIYGTISEYCDSASCPTMSGGARFEYLWADGDKYKKPTVLPAPQYVSLLMEWIEAQINCETIFPVSTDIPFPKTFVPLCRKILTRLFRVFVHVYIHHFDRIVAIGAEAHVNTCYKHFYYFVTEFELVNTKELEPLAEMTSKVCKDPLSSPTHAGTPASNTNAR; from the exons ATGGCTGCATTAAGTGGcttcgttgaatttttccagaaagGAAAG ACCTTCAGGCctaaaaagaaatttgcatATGGTACGCTGAGGTACTCTCTACACAAACAAGCGCAAGCTTCTCTCAATTCGGGAATCAACTTGAGATCGGTGGTCAAATTGCCACCGGGCGAAGATCTGAACGATTGGATAGCGGTACACG TGGTAGACTTTTTTAACAGAATCAATCTCATCTATGGGACGATATCGGAGTATTGCGACTCCGCTTCTTGCCCTACGATGAGTGGGGGTGCGAGGTTTGAATACCTATGGGCTGACGGTGATAAATATAAGAAGCCAACAGTTTTGCCTGCTCCTCAATACGTTAGTCTGCTCATGGAATGGATAGAGGCTCAGATAAACTGCGAGACAATATTTCCTGTGTCTACAG ATATTCCTTTCCCTAAAACGTTTGTACCTCTCTGCCGAAAGATACTGACTCGTTTATTCAGAGTTTTCGTCCATGTTTACATTCATCATTTTGACAGAATCGTTGCGATAGGAGCC gAAGCTCATGTGAACACATGCTACAAGCATTTCTACTATTTTGTGACAGAGTTTGAGCTGGTGAATACGAAAGAATTGGAACCACTAGCGGAGATGACGTCCAAGGTTTGTAAAGATCCGTTGTCATCGCCAACGCACGCTGGTACTCCTGCTAGCAACACTAATGCTAGGTAG
- the LOC124299798 gene encoding MOB kinase activator-like 3 isoform X1, with the protein MAALSGFVEFFQKGKVTRRLETFRPKKKFAYGTLRYSLHKQAQASLNSGINLRSVVKLPPGEDLNDWIAVHVVDFFNRINLIYGTISEYCDSASCPTMSGGARFEYLWADGDKYKKPTVLPAPQYVSLLMEWIEAQINCETIFPVSTDIPFPKTFVPLCRKILTRLFRVFVHVYIHHFDRIVAIGAEAHVNTCYKHFYYFVTEFELVNTKELEPLAEMTSKVCKDPLSSPTHAGTPASNTNAR; encoded by the exons ATGGCTGCATTAAGTGGcttcgttgaatttttccagaaagGAAAGGTAACGCGGCGTTTAGAG ACCTTCAGGCctaaaaagaaatttgcatATGGTACGCTGAGGTACTCTCTACACAAACAAGCGCAAGCTTCTCTCAATTCGGGAATCAACTTGAGATCGGTGGTCAAATTGCCACCGGGCGAAGATCTGAACGATTGGATAGCGGTACACG TGGTAGACTTTTTTAACAGAATCAATCTCATCTATGGGACGATATCGGAGTATTGCGACTCCGCTTCTTGCCCTACGATGAGTGGGGGTGCGAGGTTTGAATACCTATGGGCTGACGGTGATAAATATAAGAAGCCAACAGTTTTGCCTGCTCCTCAATACGTTAGTCTGCTCATGGAATGGATAGAGGCTCAGATAAACTGCGAGACAATATTTCCTGTGTCTACAG ATATTCCTTTCCCTAAAACGTTTGTACCTCTCTGCCGAAAGATACTGACTCGTTTATTCAGAGTTTTCGTCCATGTTTACATTCATCATTTTGACAGAATCGTTGCGATAGGAGCC gAAGCTCATGTGAACACATGCTACAAGCATTTCTACTATTTTGTGACAGAGTTTGAGCTGGTGAATACGAAAGAATTGGAACCACTAGCGGAGATGACGTCCAAGGTTTGTAAAGATCCGTTGTCATCGCCAACGCACGCTGGTACTCCTGCTAGCAACACTAATGCTAGGTAG
- the LOC124300941 gene encoding gamma-butyrobetaine dioxygenase-like: MPQQSLIIKHYYKATLVNNVTNRRLILTTSYVTRCEVVSLTLRRKHSLGNQQIPVSKQKRVALGNHEINSLTLSQKRDILALDTDNNTLKFPTIWLRDNCQCPACFQRHSQSRTIDWGKFDFGVKPLSAKLVESELTIEWSDNHRSNFTLDWLIERSFTEEKRKLFRNKIYRFERTTWGADEFGKYLKKFDYKSVLNEDSTLLNWLESLTKYGVAIVTNVPAKNNSNKILTERVAFTRRTHYGEEFTVIAKDGTTNVAYLSSTLPLHTDLPYYHYAPGANLLHCLVQSQGKGGESQLADGFHVGNYLKLHEPESYKILTKTLVDWSDVGHENGDHFHSLHQAPVLCEDEFGDLVRVNFSQPQRDSHFNAPLEQVILWYEAVGLFTKLLYSPENNVTFKLAEGDILTFDNLRLVHGRSAYADTTGRERLLIGCYLDWDEIYSRIRVLRKQLKRSKETN, translated from the exons ATGCCTCAGCAGTCCCTGATTATAAAGCACTATTATAAGGCTACATTG GTTAATAATGTCACAAATCGCAG acTAATATTGACGACTAGTTACGTCACACGCTGCGAAGTCGTATCTTTGACATTGCGACGAAAGCATTCCCTAGGAAATCAGCAAATACCGGtttcaaaacaaaaacgagTTGCTCTGGGCAATCATGAG ATAAATTCTTTGACTCTATCGCAGAAGCGAGATATTCTTGCTTTGGACACTGACAATAACACTTTAAAATTTCCAACGATATGGCTGAGAGATAATTGCCAGTGTCCAGCCTGTTTCCAGAGACATTCGCAATCACGGACGATAGACTGGGGGAAATTCGATTTTGGAGTTAAGCCATTAAGCGCTAAATTGGTGGAATCTGAACTGACTATTGAATGGTCCGACAATCACAGAAGCAATTTCACTCTCGATTGGCTGATAGAAAGATCATTCACCGAAGAGAAGCGGAAATtatttagaaataaaatttatagatttGAAAGAACCACTTGGGGAGCAGATGAGTTCGGAAAATATCTTAAGAAATTCGATTACAAATCTGTTTTGAATGA AGATTCTACCTTACTCAACTGGCTCGAATCTTTGACAAAATACGGTGTTGCTATCGTTACCAACGTTCCAGCCaaaaataacagtaataaaatACTGACAGAACGTGTTGCCTTTACTAGAAGAACTCATTACGg TGAAGAATTTACTGTAATAGCAAAAGATGGCACTACTAATGTTGCGTACTTGTCATCAACCCTTCCATTACACACAGATTTGCCTTACTACCACTATGCCCCTGGG GCAAATTTGTTGCATTGTCTTGTGCAGTCCCAAGGCAAAGGTGGGGAGTCGCAGTTGGCCGACGGGTTCCATGTcggaaattatttgaaattacatGAACCCGAAtcttataaaattttgacaaaaactTTGGTCGATTGGAGCGATGTAGGACATGAGAATGGAGACCATTTTCACAGCTTGCATCAAGCCCCGGTCCTCTG CGAAGATGAGTTCGGTGATCTTGTAAGAGTGAATTTTAGCCAGCCGCAAAGAGACAGTCATTTTAACGCTCCTCTAGAGCAGGTTATTCTGTGGTACGAGGCAGTTGGATTATTCACCAAGCTCTTGTACAGCCCAGAGAATAACGTGACGTTTAAACTTGCCGAAG gCGACATTTTGACTTTTGACAACCTCAGACTCGTACATGGGAGAAGCGCATATGCTGATACTACTGGCAGAGAAAGACTGTTGATCGGATGCTATCTAGATTGGgacgaaatttattctcgGATTAGAGTTCTCAGAAAGCAATTGAAgagaagtaaagaaacgaaTTGA
- the LOC124299794 gene encoding lethal(2)neighbour of tid protein, whose protein sequence is MAPRRDNSGNLNWVKKYRRIANNWVQSNLTWSEISSLLTDPNRLPLVGLLLVILEVFVNILVVQNVRYTEIDWKAYMQEVEGFLNGTLDYSKLRGDTGPLVYPAGFVYLYSMLYYATSHGTNIKLAQYVFAVLYIVLLVLVFRIYAKTKKVPPYVLVLICTTSYRIHSIFILRLFNDPVAMVLLFASINLFLENRWHLGSLFYSLAVSVKMNILLFAPALLVAYLAILGFRRTVVQLAICAAVQVVLGLPFLYGNPIAYVKGAFNLGRVFEFKWTVNWRFLPEEVFLNPYFHVGLLVLHLAALAWFLPSWITYLKSYAKLRHVEKDLKGQLRRNEKVDMSTSSQLFILPLFTANFIGIVFSRSLHYQFYVWYFHTLPYIVWCTSYQTVTKIVILGVIELCWNTYPSTIFSSAALYICHIALLFSLANNKAKGTKAR, encoded by the coding sequence ATGGCGCCGCGAAGGGATAACAGCGGTAACCTAAActgggtgaaaaaatatcgaagaatTGCAAACAACTGGGTGCAGTCGAATTTGACATGGAGCGAAATCAGCTCTTTACTGACCGATCCAAATCGTCTGCCGTTGGTCGGCCTCCTCCTCGTCATCCTCGAAGTCTTCGTGAACATACTCGTCGTCCAGAACGTCCGGTACACGGAGATCGACTGGAAGGCCTACATGCAGGAGGTTGAGGGCTTCCTCAACGGGACCTTGGACTACTCCAAGCTGCGGGGTGACACCGGGCCCCTCGTCTACCCTGCAGGGTTTGTCTACCTTTACTCGATGCTGTACTATGCCACATCGCACGGGACCAACATCAAGCTGGCTCAGTATGTTTTCGCTGTGCTGTACATCGTCCTGCTGGTCCTGGTCTTCAGGATATACGCAAAGACCAAGAAAGTTCCGCCATATGTGCTCGTCCTCATCTGCACCACATCTTACAGGATACATTCTATCTTCATACTAAGACTGTTCAACGATCCTGTCGCCATGGTTCTCCTCTTCGCGagtatcaatttatttttagaaaaccGCTGGCATCTGGGAAGTCTATTTTATAGTCTCGCTGTTTCTGTGAAAATGAATATACTCCTTTTTGCGCCCGCATTGCTCGTCGCTTATCTCGCCATTTTGGGATTTCGGAGAACTGTTGTTCAGCTTGCTATTTGTGCCGCGGTGCAAGTTGTTTTGGGTCTGCCGTTTCTGTATGGTAATCCCATCGCTTATGTGAAAGGGGCTTTCAACTTGGGCAGAGTATTCGAATTTAAGTGGACTGTGAATTGGAGATTTTTGCCCGAGGAAGTGTTCCTCAATCCTTACTTTCACGTCGGGCTTCTCGTTCTGCACTTGGCTGCGCTGGCATGGTTTCTACCCAGCTGGATAACTTACTTGAAGTCTTATGCCAAGTTGAGGCATGTTGAGAAAGACTTGAAAGGTCAATTGCGCAGGAACGAGAAAGTCGACATGTCAACTTCCTCTCAGCTTTTTATTCTTCCATTGTTCACTGCCAACTTCATTGGCATCGTTTTCAGCCGATCATTGCACTATCAATTTTATGTTTGGTACTTTCATACCCTTCCCTATATCGTCTGGTGCACCAGTTACCAAACTGTGACTAAGATCGTTATTTTAGGGGTGATTGAACTCTGTTGGAACACTTACCCAAGCACGATATTCAGCAGTGCAGCTTTATACATTTGCCACATTGCTCTTTTATTTTCCCTGGCTAATAATAAAGCTAAGGGTACCAAAGCTCGGTAG
- the LOC124299797 gene encoding mesencephalic astrocyte-derived neurotrophic factor homolog isoform X2: protein MVDVDISVICCADLVLRNPSIRAEANRCKFRRLFSGRVATGQSRIASSRISRVSIVKRVFLHDSRRSSDGAPVIHRRRSKMNSALGFVLLVFIAVIGTVSPAKKDSCEVCIATVKKFADTLDEATKSDTKKIEDAFKKFCKDTKSKENRFCYYLGGLEESATGILGELSKPLSWSMPAEKICEKLMKKDAQICDLRFEKQIDLNTVDLKKLKVRDLKKILNDWEETCEGCIEKTDFIQRIEELKPRYSSSQKTEL, encoded by the exons ATGGTTGACGTCGATATTAGCGTTATCTGTTGCGCAGACCTGGTACTTCGCAATCCCTCTATCCGCGCGGAAGCCAATCGGTGCAAGTTTCGTCGCCTCTTTTCAGGCCGCGTCGCGACCGGCCAATCGAGAATCGCCAGCTCGCGTATATCTAGAGTTTCGATAGTCAAACGCGTGTTTTTGCATGACAGTCGACGGAGTTCCGACGGCG CCCCAGTCATTCACAGAAGAAGATCAAAAATGAATTCTGCATTGGGATTTGTTCTCCTGGTGTTCATCGCTGTTATCGGAACGGTTTCACCGGCTAAAAAAGACAGCTGCGAAG TTTGCATAGCAACGGTGAAGAAGTTTGCTGATACTTTGGACGAGGCCACTAAATCAGACACAAAAAAGATTGAAGATGCATTCAAGAAATTCTGCAAAGACACAAAGTCAAAGGAAAACAGATTT TGCTACTATTTGGGCGGTCTTGAGGAATCCGCGACTGGAATTCTTGGCGAATTGAGTAAACCACTGTCCTGGTCAATGCcagctgaaaaaatttgcgagAAATTAATGAAGAAGGATGCACAGATCTGTGATCTGCGTTTTG AAAAGCAAATAGACCTAAACACTGTAGATCTGAAGAAACTGAAGGTGCgtgatttgaagaaaattcttaACGACTGGGAAGAAACATGCGAGGGCTGCATTGAAAAGACGGACTTCATTCAGCGAATCGAAGAGTTGAAGCCACGGTACTCGAGTAGTCAGAAGACTGAACTTTAA
- the LOC124299797 gene encoding mesencephalic astrocyte-derived neurotrophic factor homolog isoform X1, producing the protein MVDVDISVICCADLVLRNPSIRAEANRCKFRRLFSGRVATGQSRIASSRISRVSIVKRVFLHDSRRSSDGGRWKFFWNIFYAPVIHRRRSKMNSALGFVLLVFIAVIGTVSPAKKDSCEVCIATVKKFADTLDEATKSDTKKIEDAFKKFCKDTKSKENRFCYYLGGLEESATGILGELSKPLSWSMPAEKICEKLMKKDAQICDLRFEKQIDLNTVDLKKLKVRDLKKILNDWEETCEGCIEKTDFIQRIEELKPRYSSSQKTEL; encoded by the exons ATGGTTGACGTCGATATTAGCGTTATCTGTTGCGCAGACCTGGTACTTCGCAATCCCTCTATCCGCGCGGAAGCCAATCGGTGCAAGTTTCGTCGCCTCTTTTCAGGCCGCGTCGCGACCGGCCAATCGAGAATCGCCAGCTCGCGTATATCTAGAGTTTCGATAGTCAAACGCGTGTTTTTGCATGACAGTCGACGGAGTTCCGACGGCGGTAGGTGGAAATTTTTCTGGAATATTTTCTACG CCCCAGTCATTCACAGAAGAAGATCAAAAATGAATTCTGCATTGGGATTTGTTCTCCTGGTGTTCATCGCTGTTATCGGAACGGTTTCACCGGCTAAAAAAGACAGCTGCGAAG TTTGCATAGCAACGGTGAAGAAGTTTGCTGATACTTTGGACGAGGCCACTAAATCAGACACAAAAAAGATTGAAGATGCATTCAAGAAATTCTGCAAAGACACAAAGTCAAAGGAAAACAGATTT TGCTACTATTTGGGCGGTCTTGAGGAATCCGCGACTGGAATTCTTGGCGAATTGAGTAAACCACTGTCCTGGTCAATGCcagctgaaaaaatttgcgagAAATTAATGAAGAAGGATGCACAGATCTGTGATCTGCGTTTTG AAAAGCAAATAGACCTAAACACTGTAGATCTGAAGAAACTGAAGGTGCgtgatttgaagaaaattcttaACGACTGGGAAGAAACATGCGAGGGCTGCATTGAAAAGACGGACTTCATTCAGCGAATCGAAGAGTTGAAGCCACGGTACTCGAGTAGTCAGAAGACTGAACTTTAA
- the LOC124299797 gene encoding mesencephalic astrocyte-derived neurotrophic factor homolog isoform X3 yields the protein MNSALGFVLLVFIAVIGTVSPAKKDSCEVCIATVKKFADTLDEATKSDTKKIEDAFKKFCKDTKSKENRFCYYLGGLEESATGILGELSKPLSWSMPAEKICEKLMKKDAQICDLRFEKQIDLNTVDLKKLKVRDLKKILNDWEETCEGCIEKTDFIQRIEELKPRYSSSQKTEL from the exons ATGAATTCTGCATTGGGATTTGTTCTCCTGGTGTTCATCGCTGTTATCGGAACGGTTTCACCGGCTAAAAAAGACAGCTGCGAAG TTTGCATAGCAACGGTGAAGAAGTTTGCTGATACTTTGGACGAGGCCACTAAATCAGACACAAAAAAGATTGAAGATGCATTCAAGAAATTCTGCAAAGACACAAAGTCAAAGGAAAACAGATTT TGCTACTATTTGGGCGGTCTTGAGGAATCCGCGACTGGAATTCTTGGCGAATTGAGTAAACCACTGTCCTGGTCAATGCcagctgaaaaaatttgcgagAAATTAATGAAGAAGGATGCACAGATCTGTGATCTGCGTTTTG AAAAGCAAATAGACCTAAACACTGTAGATCTGAAGAAACTGAAGGTGCgtgatttgaagaaaattcttaACGACTGGGAAGAAACATGCGAGGGCTGCATTGAAAAGACGGACTTCATTCAGCGAATCGAAGAGTTGAAGCCACGGTACTCGAGTAGTCAGAAGACTGAACTTTAA